Proteins encoded by one window of Lathyrus oleraceus cultivar Zhongwan6 chromosome 1, CAAS_Psat_ZW6_1.0, whole genome shotgun sequence:
- the LOC127102905 gene encoding kunitz type trypsin inhibitor 106, producing MSTTLIKITSLSLLLWLFMATTILAQSENEQVLDTKGNPLESGKEYYIKPAITDSGGRFTLISRNTSCPLYVGQENTDLGKGLPVIFTPFAKEDKVVKVGRDFKVIFSASSICVQSTEWKVGDRDSKSGRRLIITGTDRYNYFRIGKTQGIYNIEFCPSVCNTCRFACGTLGGLHENGKILLALDGNKLPVEFIKA from the coding sequence ATGTCAACAACATTGATCAAAATCACAAGCCTTAGTCTTCTGCTATGGCTTTTCATGGCCACAACAATTTTAGCACAATCTGAAAATGAACAAGTTCTTGACACAAAAGGAAACCCTCTTGAGAGTGGCAAAGAGTATTACATAAAACCAGCTATAACAGACAGTGGAGGCCGTTTCACTTTGATTAGCAGAAACACTTCATGCCCTTTATATGTAGGTCAAGAAAACACAGATCTTGGAAAAGGGTTACCTGTTATTTTCACACCTTTTGCAAAAGAAGATAAAGTTGTTAAGGTTGGAAGGGATTTTAAGGTGATATTTTCAGCTTCTTCAATTTGTGTACAATCCACTGAATGGAAAGTGGGTGATAGGGACAGTAAGAGTGGAAGGAGGCTTATTATAACGGGAACTGATCGTTATAACTATTTTAGAATCGGCAAGACTCAAGGTATATATAATATTGAGTTTTGTCCTTCTGTGTGTAACACTTGTAGGTTTGCTTGTGGTACTTTGGGTGGTTTGCATGAGAATGGCAAGATTCTACTAGCTTTGGATGGTAATAAGCTCCCAGTTGAGTTTATAAAGGCATAA